Proteins encoded together in one Vitis vinifera cultivar Pinot Noir 40024 chromosome 4, ASM3070453v1 window:
- the LOC100264064 gene encoding EG45-like domain containing protein has product MAVQLHFSFVSLTALFILSLSSINSLTSAQDSGTATYYTPPYTPSACYGFEDDGVMIAAASDTFWNDGGACGQMYQVTCLSGTNEGTPEPCLGSGSVVVKIVDHCPPGSCRGTIDLSQEAFESIADTDAGVINISYQQCDLKELGKREDNK; this is encoded by the exons ATGGCAGTGCAGTTGCATTTCTCCTTTGTCTCCCTCACTGCATTATTCATCTTGAGTTTGAGCTCCATTAATTCACTGACATCAGCTCAGGATTCAGGAACTGCAACATATTACACCCCTCCATACACAC CTTCTGCTTGTTATGGGTTTGAAGATGACGGAGTGATGATTGCAGCAGCCAGTGACACGTTTTGGAACGATGGTGGCGCTTGCGGTCAGATGTATCAAGTGACCTGCCTGAGTGGAACAAACGAGGGAACTCCAGAACCATGCTTGGGAAGTGGCTCAGTGGTGGTGAAGATTGTGGACCATTGCCCCCCAGGCTCATGTAGGGGTACCATTGACTTGTCACAAGAGGCATTTGAATCTATTGCAGATACTGATGCTGGAGTTATCAACATCTCTTACCAACAGTGT GATCTGAAGGAATTAGGGAAAAGAGAAGACAATAAATAG